The Geotrypetes seraphini chromosome 8, aGeoSer1.1, whole genome shotgun sequence genome includes a region encoding these proteins:
- the LOC117365872 gene encoding mRNA decay activator protein ZFP36-like produces the protein MSSILDISTLFENLRNLNLLEEADAFSEKSSSSSYQRRHSTCSTQLAAGKQCGGSQEQLPELPWPLQSPWSPAPKSNRLLFRADRSLSLIENAMSGYGSTRAPVPPPPGFPPLKPAVPILSTRYKTELCRTYTETGKCKYGSKCQFAHGSQELRTLSRHPKYKTELCHKFYQYGECPYGSRCNFIHYPEERGFPVPPYLRQSLSFSGVPGILEPSVSPPPADLSVGLGCCNCRCAKVSPRLTPSTPKGQPPTTDFLGQPIMVRSSSASSLSDQDCYSSSSSLSGSDSPVFEPMSGGGSSSKRLPIFNRLSVSD, from the exons ATGTCTTCCATCCTGGATATAAGCACTCTCTTTGAG AACCTCAGAAACCTAAACCTACTGGAGGAGGCTGATGCTTTCTCGGAGAAGAGCAGCAGTAGCAGCTACCAACGGCGGCACTCGACCTGCAGTACGCAACTGGCAGCTGGCAAGCAGTGCGGCGGCAGCCAGGAGCAGCTGCCTGAGCTGCCCTGGCCCTTGCAGAGCCCGTGGAGCCCTGCCCCAAAGTCGAACCGGCTTCTGTTCCGCGCCGATCGCTCCCTGAGTCTCATCGAGAATGCCATGAGCGGCTACGGGAGCACCAGGGCGCCAGTGCCACCTCCTCCAGGATTCCCGCCGCTGAAACCGGCTGTGCCCATCCTTTCCACTCGCTACAAAACAGAGTTGTGCCGGACCTACACCGAAACGGGCAAATGCAAGTATGGTAGCAAGTGCCAATTCGCTCACGGGTCCCAGGAACTGCGCACTTTGAGCCGTCACCCCAAGTACAAGACTGAACTGTGCCACAAATTCTACCAGTATGGGGAGTGCCCATATGGCTCTCGCTGTAACTTCATCCATtaccctgaggaaaggggttttccTGTACCCCCTTACTTGCGCCAGAGCCTCAGTTTCTCAGGGGTGCCAGGAATCCTTGAGCCTTCTGTTTCCCCACCACCTGCTGACCTCTCAGTGGGTTTGGGCTGCTGCAATTGCCGTTGTGCCAAAGTCAGTCCAAGGCTCACCCCCAGCACCCCAAAGGGCCAGCCACCAACTACTGACTTCCTTGGGCAGCCTATAATGGTTCGCAGTTCTTCGGCCAGCTCCCTTTCCGACCAGGACTGTTACAGTAGCTCTAGCAGTCTGAGTGGTTCTGATTCTCCGGTGTTTGAGCCTAtgagtggtggtggcagcagcagcaaacGACTGCCTATCTTCAACCGTCTCTCTGTGTCTGACTGA